The Tenrec ecaudatus isolate mTenEca1 chromosome 14, mTenEca1.hap1, whole genome shotgun sequence genome contains a region encoding:
- the LOC142425569 gene encoding olfactory receptor 4K3-like, producing the protein MAWSNQSVVTEFILQGLSSSWELQIFYFLFFSLVYIATVLGNLLIVCTVASEPRLHSPMYFLLGNLSFIDMSLASFATPKMIADFLSEYKAISFEGCITQIFFLHLLGGAEIVLLISMSFDRYVAICKPLRYLTIMSRRMCIGLVALSWIVGVFHALSQLAFTVNLPFCGPNEVDSFFCDLPLVIKLACVDTYILGVFMISTSGLFSLVCFILLVISYTVILVTVRQRSSGGSSKALSTCTAHFTVVTLFFGPCIFIYVWPFTNFPIDKVLSVFYTIFTPLLNPVIYTLRNKDVKDSMKKLGSRVLKSSKTGHKP; encoded by the coding sequence ATGGCTTGGAGCAATCAGTCGGTGGTGACTGAATTCATACTCCAGGGTCTGTCCAGTTCTTGGGAGCTCCAAATCTTCTacttcctttttttctccctcgTCTACATAGCCACTGTGCTGGGAAACCTCCTGATTGTGTGCACTGTGGCGTCCGAGCCGCGCCTGCACTCACCTATGTACTTTCTGCTGGGTAACCTCTCCTTCATAGACATGTCTCTGGCCTCCTTTGCCACCCCCAAGATGATCGCAGACTTCCTCAGTGAGTACAAAGCCATTTCGTTTGAAGGCTGCATCACACAGATATTCTTTCTGCATCTCCTAGGAGGCGCTGAGATTGTCCTGCTGATCTCCATGTCCTTCGATAGATATGTCGCCATATGTAAGCCTCTGCGTTACTTAACCATCATGAGTCGGAGGATGTGTATTGGACTCGTGGCCCTTTCCTGGATTGTGGGCGTCTTCCATGCCCTGAGTCAATTAGCATTTACGGTAAATCTGCCCTTCTGTGGACCCAATGAAGTGGACAGTTTCTTTTGTGACCTCCCGTTGGTGATTAAACTCGCCTGTGTCGACACCTACATCCTGGGGGTGTTCATGATCTCAACCAGTGGCCTGTTTTCCCTGGTATGCTTCATCCTCTTGGTCATCTCCTACACGGTCATCCTGGTCACTGTGCGGCAGCGCTCGTCCGGGGGCTCCTCCAAAGCACTCTCCACTTGCACTGCGCACTTCACCGTCGTGACCCTTTTCTTCGGCCCGTGCATTTTCATCTACGTGTGGCCTTTCACAAATTTCCCAATAGACAAAGTGCTCTCGGTATTTTATACCATTTTCACGCCCCTCCTGAATCCAGTGATCTACACCCTTCGAAATAaagatgtcaaggattccatGAAGAAACTGGGTAGCCGTGTCTTGAAGTCTAGCAAGACCGGGCACAAGCCTTAA